The genomic window CGGCTGGCGGGTGGAGGACTACCTGACCGGCGTGCCGCGGTTGTTCGCCGCCGCCCGCGAGCGCCTGGGGGAGTCGGTGGGGCTGCTGCACGACGTGCACTCCCGGCTGGACCCCAAGCGCGCCGTGCTGCTGGCCCGCAGCCTGGAGGAGTTCGGTCTGTTCTTCCTCGAGGACGTCCTGGCCCCGGAGTTCTGGGACCGGCTGCCCGAGGTGCGCGCGGCCTCACCCGTGCCGCTGGCCGTCGGGGAGCTGGCCACCAGCCTCACCGACGCCGCCCGGCTGGTCACCGGTGGAGGGGTGGACCTGCTGCGCTGCCACGTCAGCGCCGTCGGGGGTTTCTCCGCCGCGCGCAAGCTCGCCGTGCTCGCCGAGCTGCACGGGGTCCGCACGGCCTGGCACGGCCCGGGCGACACCTCCCCGGTCGGGGCGGCCGCCAACGTGACGCTGGACGTGACGAGTGAGGCCTTCGGCATCCAGGAGGCGCACGAGTTCGACGAGCGCGCCCAGGAGGTGTTCCCCGGCACCCTGCTCGTCGCGGACGGCTGGTTGAAGCCCTCGGACGCCCCGGGGTGGGGGGTCGGGCTGGACGAGCGGGCGGCGGCCCGCTACCCGGCGGGCGACTCGCTGCACGACCGCTGGGCCGCGGGCGTGCGGGCGCCGGACGGGGCACTCGCCTTCCCCTGAACCGTTGCGGCGCTGCGGGTCAGCCCAGGACGGTGGTGCGGCCCACGACGAGGGTCCCGGGCACGAGGTGCGCCCCGGGGGTCAGGGGCCGTTCCCCGGACACCGCGTCCAGCAGTGCCGCGGCGGCGCGGGCGCCGATGAGGTCCAGGTGCGGGTCGACGGTCGTCAGGTGCGGGAGGTCCGTGCCCTCGCGGCCCCCGAAGCGGAGCTCGAAGTTGTCG from Kineococcus rhizosphaerae includes these protein-coding regions:
- a CDS encoding enolase C-terminal domain-like protein, with the translated sequence MPPTPSSADPVPAEALAGTFAAPWPGHDGLRITGVRTVATAPEGIPLVVVVVETSDPGLVGYGCATFTQRWRAVTAYVEHLTPLLLGRHPGDIGDLVRLARNTGYWREGPVGNNAVSGVDMALWDLAGKRAGLPVHQLVGGRVRAAADTYLHAAGPDVPAALAEAERLLAAGYRNVRLQVGQDGVGAYGAPGRPGGHPRAPYPDGWRVEDYLTGVPRLFAAARERLGESVGLLHDVHSRLDPKRAVLLARSLEEFGLFFLEDVLAPEFWDRLPEVRAASPVPLAVGELATSLTDAARLVTGGGVDLLRCHVSAVGGFSAARKLAVLAELHGVRTAWHGPGDTSPVGAAANVTLDVTSEAFGIQEAHEFDERAQEVFPGTLLVADGWLKPSDAPGWGVGLDERAAARYPAGDSLHDRWAAGVRAPDGALAFP